The Tautonia rosea genome includes a region encoding these proteins:
- a CDS encoding type B 50S ribosomal protein L31, with product MKEGIHPNYRPVVFHDASSDFEIITRSTIKTNQKKTIDGVEYPLVVVDVSSASHPFYTGKTKFVDAAGRVDKFNRKFQGRYGKGRKGGEADATTEASDS from the coding sequence ATGAAAGAAGGCATTCACCCCAACTATCGCCCGGTCGTCTTCCACGACGCGTCGAGCGATTTCGAAATCATCACCCGCTCGACGATCAAGACCAACCAGAAGAAGACCATCGACGGGGTCGAGTACCCCTTGGTCGTCGTCGACGTTTCCAGCGCCTCGCACCCGTTCTACACCGGCAAGACGAAGTTCGTCGACGCCGCCGGCCGGGTCGACAAGTTCAACCGTAAGTTCCAGGGACGCTACGGCAAGGGCCGCAAGGGCGGCGAAGCCGACGCGACCACCGAAGCTTCAGACAGCTAG
- a CDS encoding TlpA family protein disulfide reductase codes for MIQPARPLTTWLTLATFSAAVGLLGCSEPAGDPIEPTPDEVISPEISGETSPEPTESTEPVAESPLELDDLPPPTPAEPETISAPEPEPTAEPAEPEPSDTANLELKPVTYEELKAYIAESDAPLTLVDCWASWCDPCKENFPHVLEMADSFEDKGLKVIALSFDAGTEVDDIDEAQIKEAKRFLSAMDVSKIENLRHGQLLFESFEAFNVTTIPAVFLYDGEGNEVARFTYDDPDNQFTYDEVEAKVAELLASE; via the coding sequence ATGATCCAACCCGCCCGACCACTCACCACCTGGCTGACCCTGGCAACCTTCTCTGCCGCGGTCGGCCTGCTCGGCTGCTCGGAACCGGCCGGCGACCCGATCGAGCCGACCCCCGACGAGGTCATCAGCCCCGAGATCTCGGGCGAGACGTCCCCCGAGCCGACCGAGAGCACCGAGCCGGTTGCCGAGTCACCACTCGAACTGGACGACTTGCCCCCGCCCACTCCCGCCGAACCAGAAACGATATCGGCCCCCGAGCCCGAACCGACGGCGGAGCCTGCTGAACCCGAGCCCTCGGACACTGCCAATCTCGAACTCAAGCCTGTCACCTACGAGGAACTGAAAGCCTATATCGCCGAGAGCGATGCGCCGTTGACCCTCGTCGATTGCTGGGCGAGCTGGTGCGACCCTTGTAAGGAGAACTTCCCGCACGTCCTGGAGATGGCCGACTCCTTCGAAGACAAGGGGCTGAAGGTGATCGCCCTGTCCTTCGACGCCGGCACCGAGGTGGACGACATCGACGAGGCTCAGATCAAGGAAGCGAAGCGCTTCCTCTCCGCGATGGACGTCTCGAAGATTGAGAACCTTCGTCACGGGCAACTGCTGTTCGAGTCGTTCGAGGCCTTCAACGTCACGACCATTCCGGCGGTCTTCCTTTACGATGGCGAGGGGAACGAGGTCGCTCGCTTCACCTACGACGACCCGGACAATCAGTTCACCTACGACGAAGTCGAGGCCAAGGTTGCCGAACTGCTCGCGAGTGAATGA
- a CDS encoding redoxin domain-containing protein, producing the protein MRMFVSGLVALALAVPAVAGEYNKTVDIGQKAPDFSGIPATYKGQDTSISLSDVEEEVVVLVFLGNHCPYVVAIEDHLNDFVDNYQGKSVKLIGVSVNDHPQDKLPQIKEWVKEKNSLYTYGYDESQEIGRKYGSTKTPEFFVLDKDRTIRYMGAMYRNPLKVEAGETNFVANAVDALLAGEEVEVKETPAIGCGVVYKRK; encoded by the coding sequence ATGCGTATGTTTGTCTCCGGACTCGTTGCCCTGGCTCTGGCCGTCCCTGCCGTGGCCGGTGAGTACAACAAGACCGTCGACATCGGGCAGAAGGCCCCCGATTTCTCCGGCATCCCGGCCACCTACAAGGGCCAGGACACTTCCATCTCCCTGAGCGACGTTGAGGAAGAGGTTGTTGTCCTCGTCTTCCTCGGCAACCACTGCCCTTACGTGGTCGCGATCGAAGACCACCTCAACGACTTCGTTGACAACTATCAGGGCAAGAGCGTCAAGCTGATCGGCGTGAGCGTCAACGACCACCCGCAGGACAAACTGCCGCAGATCAAGGAGTGGGTCAAGGAAAAGAACTCGCTCTACACCTACGGCTACGATGAGAGCCAGGAAATCGGCCGCAAGTACGGCTCGACCAAGACCCCTGAGTTCTTCGTCCTCGACAAGGACCGCACCATCCGCTACATGGGTGCCATGTACCGCAACCCGCTGAAGGTCGAAGCGGGCGAAACCAACTTCGTCGCCAACGCCGTCGATGCCCTGCTCGCCGGTGAAGAGGTCGAAGTGAAGGAAACTCCTGCTATCGGCTGCGGCGTCGTCTACAAGCGCAAGTGA
- a CDS encoding sensor histidine kinase, with protein MPESLSVQSSVMGLIVLGGVASLVFFLWFQSRKALEQMTKAVEALVNDQPMSRVRAQVAGASERLAEQFNRAGVELTRRIANLEDDRRKLDAMLSAMSEGVLAVDARQRLLFANPTAQRMFQIADDSDGRLVAELVRSPQIQMAVETTLASRSAYRAELSLAGRNPLASDQERIVSVHGTPLPGSPPSGAVFVLHDVTDLRRLERMRQDFVANASHELKTPLAAIKVNTETLLDWGLHDASVNVTLLNQINEQVDRLDNLVQDMLRLARLESGQQPFQFEPMALGPIVRECIESHEARARASGLSLIAELDELDPSICVRAAEEAVRQVLDNLIDNAIKYTPEGGSIRVSTWTNEQRVTLSVTDSGSGIPRDDIPRIFERFYRVDRARSRAQGGTGLGLAIVKHLVQSLGGEVSVESIVGTGSTFTVRLPRHLGP; from the coding sequence ATGCCCGAGTCCTTGTCGGTTCAAAGCTCGGTGATGGGGCTGATCGTACTGGGGGGAGTGGCCTCCCTGGTGTTTTTTCTCTGGTTTCAGAGCCGAAAGGCGCTGGAGCAGATGACCAAAGCCGTCGAAGCCCTGGTCAACGATCAGCCCATGAGTCGTGTGAGAGCCCAGGTGGCGGGAGCCTCGGAGAGGCTGGCCGAGCAGTTCAACCGAGCGGGGGTCGAGCTCACGCGCCGGATTGCCAATCTGGAAGATGATCGGCGAAAGCTCGACGCGATGCTGAGCGCGATGAGTGAAGGCGTGCTGGCAGTCGACGCAAGGCAACGGCTCCTGTTTGCCAACCCAACCGCTCAGCGGATGTTTCAGATCGCCGACGATTCGGACGGTCGCCTCGTGGCCGAGCTCGTCCGAAGCCCTCAGATCCAGATGGCGGTCGAGACCACCCTGGCCAGTCGGTCAGCATACCGGGCTGAGCTTTCCCTGGCCGGTCGGAACCCTCTGGCTAGCGATCAGGAGCGCATCGTCTCGGTGCATGGAACCCCCCTGCCCGGCTCCCCTCCGTCGGGGGCCGTCTTCGTGCTGCACGACGTGACCGATCTGAGGCGATTGGAACGGATGCGGCAAGACTTTGTCGCCAACGCCTCGCATGAGTTGAAAACCCCTCTGGCGGCGATCAAGGTCAACACAGAAACCTTGCTCGATTGGGGCCTTCATGATGCGTCGGTCAACGTCACGCTCCTCAATCAGATCAACGAACAGGTTGATCGGCTCGACAATCTGGTGCAGGACATGCTCCGACTGGCCCGCCTGGAGTCGGGGCAGCAACCCTTTCAGTTCGAGCCGATGGCACTCGGTCCAATCGTTCGAGAGTGCATCGAATCGCACGAAGCGAGGGCAAGGGCAAGCGGACTGTCGCTTATCGCGGAACTGGATGAACTCGACCCTTCGATTTGCGTTCGGGCGGCCGAGGAAGCGGTCCGACAGGTTCTCGACAACCTGATCGATAATGCGATCAAATACACACCCGAGGGAGGGTCGATTCGGGTCTCGACCTGGACAAACGAGCAACGGGTAACGCTTTCCGTAACCGACAGCGGCTCCGGGATTCCCCGAGACGACATCCCCCGAATCTTCGAGCGGTTTTACCGAGTGGATCGGGCTCGGAGCCGAGCCCAGGGAGGTACGGGCCTGGGGCTGGCGATCGTCAAACATCTGGTCCAGTCGCTCGGGGGAGAGGTCAGCGTCGAAAGCATCGTCGGCACCGGCAGCACCTTCACGGTCCGGCTGCCTCGACACCTGGGTCCGTGA
- the ribA gene encoding GTP cyclohydrolase II: protein MGDAFSKVEDAIQAIAEGRAVIVVDAEDRENEGDFVAAAETITPELVEFMITEGRGLLCVSIMPELAERLNLHAVVELNTAPHKTPFLIQVDHKTCHTGITAAERALTIRAMVDPNSKASDFTRPGHVLPLLSKEGGVLRRAGHTEATVDLARLAGLAPAGVLIEILDGTGRASRAKLHEIAQRFNLPIVSIEELIRYRRRLEKLVHRETEAALPTKYGEARVIGYSVDHEPGNNPIAIAFGDLKSVPAPLVRLHSSCFTGDLLASLRCDCGDQLHMALQQISTEGAGALIYLPQEGRGIGLIQKIKAYALQDQGLDTVDANLALGFRADMRDYGIGLQILQDLGLRKVRLLTNNPKKVDAFVISGYDLQVVDQVPIIAPDEEARRRYLDAKRDRMGHLLPQLADGSSNAGPRAD, encoded by the coding sequence ATGGGCGACGCATTCTCGAAGGTGGAAGACGCGATCCAGGCCATTGCCGAGGGCCGGGCCGTCATCGTGGTGGATGCCGAAGACCGGGAAAATGAAGGAGACTTTGTCGCCGCGGCTGAGACCATCACGCCGGAACTCGTCGAATTCATGATCACCGAGGGACGCGGATTGCTCTGCGTCTCGATCATGCCCGAACTGGCTGAGCGCCTGAACCTGCATGCTGTTGTTGAGCTGAACACCGCCCCGCACAAGACCCCGTTCTTGATTCAGGTCGATCACAAAACCTGCCACACCGGCATCACCGCGGCCGAGCGTGCCCTGACGATCCGAGCGATGGTCGATCCGAACTCGAAGGCGTCGGATTTCACCCGTCCCGGTCACGTCTTGCCCTTGCTCTCAAAAGAAGGGGGCGTGCTACGACGCGCGGGCCATACCGAGGCAACCGTCGATCTCGCCCGATTGGCGGGCCTCGCTCCGGCCGGAGTCTTGATCGAGATTCTCGACGGCACCGGGCGCGCGAGTCGTGCAAAGCTGCACGAGATCGCCCAGCGATTCAACCTCCCGATCGTCTCGATCGAGGAGCTGATCCGCTACCGACGCCGGCTCGAAAAGCTTGTTCATCGCGAGACCGAGGCCGCCTTGCCGACGAAGTACGGCGAGGCTCGGGTGATCGGCTACAGTGTCGATCACGAGCCGGGCAACAATCCGATTGCCATTGCGTTTGGGGACCTCAAGAGCGTCCCCGCTCCTCTGGTCCGTTTGCATTCGTCCTGCTTCACCGGTGACTTGCTCGCGTCGCTGCGGTGCGATTGCGGCGATCAATTGCACATGGCCTTGCAGCAGATCTCGACGGAAGGGGCCGGTGCCCTGATTTACTTGCCCCAGGAAGGTCGAGGAATCGGTCTGATTCAGAAGATCAAGGCGTACGCCCTTCAGGATCAAGGGCTCGACACCGTCGACGCCAATCTCGCCCTTGGTTTCCGCGCTGACATGAGAGACTACGGCATTGGTCTGCAGATTCTTCAGGATCTCGGCCTGAGGAAGGTTCGATTGCTGACGAACAACCCGAAGAAAGTGGATGCGTTCGTCATCAGCGGTTACGACCTCCAGGTTGTCGACCAGGTGCCGATCATCGCTCCGGATGAGGAGGCTCGACGGCGCTATCTCGATGCCAAACGCGATCGCATGGGGCACTTGCTTCCTCAGCTTGCCGACGGCTCGTCAAATGCCGGCCCGCGTGCGGACTGA
- a CDS encoding redoxin domain-containing protein encodes MFRPPLVSVTAFLLTMVSGLSPVDALPQEQNFDPGHSLLRRVAEAYARLPGYADEGTMTLSFALSGEETSQTLEKPFAFARPNRLAVAQEPAAFYLDGQQQLSALAGLYLRSEAPDVLTPSVLARDPAAAYIFGGITGIPSMTLFRLLASEDPYEAILQGVERLEREPERSVDGVECRSLKIVPQAGPVVRFLIDPQSYLLRRIEVVPAPKELPETMVVKEISWSPGTISTEVPPADRFVYTPPEDARRVESIAALMAGPDGTEPGAGLKGKPAPQFSLKLLAADGTIESSSREELAGKVVVIDVWTTWFDPCVAELQALSTLIDRFEDHPSADRLRVISLSMDTPAPDEDDTEDVEEPADDEKIAEIRTLVERFLEAKDFRLDRPPMARVAIDPTGETAQALGIEAIPMLLVMDSQGVVREVLVASPPQAVLDLAPTIDALLDADRSDASKPSGD; translated from the coding sequence GTGTTTCGACCCCCCTTGGTGAGCGTGACGGCTTTCTTGCTGACCATGGTTTCGGGATTGTCCCCCGTGGATGCCTTGCCTCAGGAGCAGAACTTCGACCCTGGCCACTCGCTGCTTCGTCGGGTGGCCGAAGCCTACGCTCGACTGCCGGGTTACGCCGATGAAGGGACGATGACCCTTTCCTTCGCGCTTTCGGGAGAGGAAACTTCGCAAACACTTGAGAAACCGTTTGCCTTCGCGCGCCCGAATCGTCTGGCGGTGGCTCAGGAACCGGCGGCGTTCTACCTCGACGGGCAACAGCAACTTTCGGCTCTGGCCGGCCTCTATCTGCGTTCCGAGGCCCCCGACGTCTTGACTCCCTCAGTTCTCGCCCGTGATCCGGCCGCTGCCTACATTTTCGGCGGCATCACGGGGATTCCGTCGATGACCCTCTTCCGCCTGCTTGCCTCCGAGGACCCGTATGAGGCGATTCTGCAGGGGGTCGAACGCCTGGAACGTGAGCCGGAACGCTCGGTCGATGGGGTCGAGTGTCGATCGTTGAAGATTGTCCCTCAGGCCGGGCCGGTGGTCCGGTTTTTGATTGACCCGCAGAGCTATCTGCTGCGTCGGATCGAGGTGGTACCCGCTCCCAAGGAACTCCCCGAAACTATGGTGGTTAAGGAAATCTCCTGGTCGCCGGGAACGATCTCGACCGAGGTCCCGCCCGCCGATCGGTTCGTCTACACCCCACCTGAAGACGCCCGCCGCGTTGAAAGCATTGCCGCCCTGATGGCCGGACCTGACGGGACCGAGCCCGGCGCCGGCCTCAAGGGCAAACCGGCCCCGCAGTTTTCCCTCAAGCTCCTCGCCGCCGACGGCACGATCGAATCAAGCTCACGCGAGGAACTGGCAGGAAAGGTCGTGGTGATTGACGTCTGGACCACCTGGTTCGACCCATGCGTCGCCGAGCTTCAGGCCCTGTCCACCTTGATCGATCGCTTCGAGGATCACCCCTCGGCCGATCGCCTGCGAGTGATCTCCCTGAGCATGGACACGCCGGCCCCCGACGAAGACGACACCGAGGACGTCGAGGAACCGGCTGACGATGAAAAAATTGCCGAGATCCGAACGCTCGTCGAGCGATTCCTGGAGGCCAAGGACTTCCGCCTCGACCGCCCTCCAATGGCCCGCGTTGCGATTGATCCGACCGGGGAAACCGCCCAGGCGCTGGGAATCGAGGCCATTCCCATGCTCCTCGTGATGGATTCGCAAGGGGTTGTCCGAGAAGTCCTTGTGGCTTCACCGCCCCAGGCTGTGCTCGATCTGGCCCCAACGATTGATGCCTTGCTCGACGCCGATCGTTCTGATGCCTCGAAGCCATCCGGCGATTGA
- a CDS encoding TlpA family protein disulfide reductase: MIATLTAIWLCVSPAITPPDDDALALLQRVAEAYQGLDHYLDRGERVVTFTIDGDRIERFDPFRLSYSRPDRFAVQAPGSRIVSDGEQMLSVVTPAGHYELTAAPDEASVEVMAVSAVGSAVLGDPIGPPLPLVLGLLTGEEPGRTIPNGPDQLTIEDDREWQGHTVRVLRVPMLGRTNWRLFLDPESFLIVGGEAIMAAESIAELSPPGLTLDEVSVSWSAGEISTAPPAEDDEDNPFLTEPPPGMARLGPLLDPEARAREEAARLAADPRVGTPAPQFTVSLLNDEGLGEEIRAVDLEGKVVLIDFWATWCGPCLKELPEVAGLIDAYAEADRADDLRILCVSIDEGGDDAQSLAKELLTFLDRNDLKLRRPPLAEVALDANGKMARAFGVRAIPSVLLIGSDGTIRAVITGFDPEFRRKMSGQIDQLLQEIKVP; this comes from the coding sequence GTGATCGCGACCCTTACCGCCATCTGGCTCTGCGTCAGTCCTGCCATCACTCCTCCCGACGACGACGCACTGGCACTCCTGCAACGTGTTGCCGAGGCGTATCAAGGGCTCGATCACTATCTCGATCGTGGCGAGCGTGTTGTGACCTTCACCATCGACGGCGATCGGATCGAGCGGTTTGACCCGTTCCGCCTCTCTTATTCCCGTCCCGATCGGTTTGCGGTGCAGGCTCCCGGCTCCCGAATTGTCAGCGATGGTGAGCAAATGCTCTCCGTCGTCACCCCTGCTGGTCATTACGAACTAACCGCCGCACCCGATGAGGCAAGTGTGGAGGTGATGGCCGTTTCGGCGGTCGGATCGGCCGTGCTGGGAGATCCCATCGGCCCCCCGTTGCCCCTGGTCCTCGGCCTCCTGACCGGCGAGGAACCGGGCCGAACGATCCCGAACGGTCCCGATCAACTTACGATCGAGGACGACCGTGAGTGGCAAGGCCACACAGTCCGGGTCCTTCGTGTACCAATGCTCGGTCGAACGAATTGGCGGCTGTTCCTCGACCCCGAGTCGTTCTTGATCGTGGGTGGCGAGGCCATCATGGCGGCCGAATCGATCGCAGAGCTCAGTCCTCCGGGACTGACCCTTGACGAGGTTTCGGTCTCCTGGTCGGCCGGCGAGATCTCCACCGCTCCGCCCGCCGAGGACGACGAGGACAACCCGTTTCTCACCGAACCGCCTCCCGGCATGGCACGACTCGGTCCCTTGCTCGATCCCGAGGCCAGAGCTCGGGAGGAAGCCGCCCGACTCGCCGCCGACCCGCGGGTCGGCACTCCCGCGCCTCAGTTCACTGTGTCGTTGCTCAATGACGAAGGGCTCGGGGAAGAAATTCGTGCGGTTGATCTGGAAGGGAAGGTCGTCCTCATCGACTTCTGGGCGACCTGGTGCGGTCCTTGCTTGAAGGAATTGCCCGAGGTCGCGGGATTGATCGACGCGTATGCCGAGGCGGATCGCGCAGACGACCTCCGCATTCTCTGCGTCAGCATTGACGAGGGGGGAGACGACGCTCAGAGCCTCGCCAAGGAATTGCTTACCTTCCTGGACCGCAACGATTTGAAACTGCGACGACCTCCCCTGGCCGAGGTTGCCCTCGATGCCAACGGCAAAATGGCTCGTGCCTTCGGAGTTCGGGCGATCCCGTCCGTCTTGCTGATTGGATCAGACGGAACCATCCGCGCGGTCATCACCGGCTTCGATCCGGAATTTCGACGAAAAATGTCCGGTCAAATCGATCAACTTCTTCAAGAAATCAAAGTCCCTTAA
- a CDS encoding RecQ family ATP-dependent DNA helicase yields the protein MSTAERTSDPQRTLHERFGLEEFRPGQREVIDAVLEGRDVLCVMPTGGGKSLCYQLPALLLEGLTLVVSPLIALMKDQVDGLHARGLRATVINSTLEPSEQHARLMEAEAGRYDLLYVAPERFRSSRFVEIMARMRPRLLAIDEAHCISEWGHDFRPDYARLGLARRKLGMPPCIALTATATDLVRRDIAEQLDLREPAQFVTGFDRPNLAYAVVEARRDAEKFDELSALLRRTQGSIVVYASSRKRCEMIAEFVRFDLRRSVVAYHAGLEREHRHQAQESFMSGDVDVIVATNAFGMGVDKPDIRAVVHFNIPGTLEAYYQEAGRAGRDGHSAECLLLYAPGDRKLQQLFIENEYPPREVVHQVYEYLRRLDADPIELTQAEIKEAIGTELNESAVGASLKILEGAEGLERFNPRENMAIVRIDREPDEPPLSDRVSAQAHVQRLVMLGLEGLCDRRWGEPVYFHPDEFATALGIERSALNRALKHLSADLPLTYVPPFRGNAIRILDRTRPARNLEIDFRTLEARKEAEYEKLDRMIRYAESRQCRRAVILGYFGDPHPSKCGRCDVCVGLRIAPMTSACPIDTPTSREVILKVLSGVARTKGRFGKTVVAQMLTGSGSEKMNRFGLTRLSTFGILEGFRQPEVIQIIDALTHAGLIDSEEIDRFKPIIALSDRGWLFLRERGGGSEGLGLDGLPDELVFKLRGSRLHRVEASSMEAKRSEPEVRNGFPDEPSEGVPGSRSAADEWLIQRLRAIRSTWAREAGLSPGYVFSNETLELLVRHRPSSPHELGTIKGIGKAKLERYGSALLEAIAGAPRSADSSASENATPTNSSSELPAIEEIPTQVPHRTPTIDPVSVSTEEWTCRLLDRGFSATEAAAIRGMDLAEIRRHALQQSRLGRAIPIDAFLDSQTIAQWDAWVLDRDPMSPPDDARERPELWSLFLALREAASTLLEGGDPDHS from the coding sequence ATGAGTACTGCGGAGCGCACATCCGACCCGCAACGGACACTGCACGAACGATTCGGCCTGGAGGAGTTCCGGCCCGGTCAGCGCGAGGTGATCGACGCGGTTCTTGAGGGCCGGGATGTCCTGTGCGTCATGCCGACCGGTGGAGGTAAAAGCCTCTGCTATCAGCTTCCGGCTCTCTTACTCGAAGGGTTGACACTGGTCGTCAGTCCGTTGATTGCCCTGATGAAAGATCAGGTTGATGGACTGCACGCCCGAGGCCTTCGCGCAACCGTGATTAACAGCACCCTTGAACCGAGCGAACAGCACGCGCGCCTGATGGAAGCCGAGGCCGGCCGGTACGACCTGCTCTACGTTGCCCCGGAACGGTTCCGCAGTTCCCGGTTTGTTGAGATCATGGCCCGGATGCGCCCGCGATTGCTGGCGATTGACGAGGCCCATTGTATCAGCGAATGGGGCCACGATTTTCGGCCTGACTATGCCAGGCTTGGCCTGGCCCGTCGAAAGCTCGGCATGCCCCCGTGCATCGCCCTGACAGCCACGGCAACCGACCTGGTGCGCCGAGACATCGCCGAGCAGCTCGACCTCCGTGAGCCCGCTCAGTTTGTGACCGGCTTCGACCGGCCGAACCTGGCCTATGCCGTGGTCGAGGCGCGCCGCGATGCCGAGAAATTCGATGAGCTCAGTGCCCTGCTCCGCCGGACTCAAGGCTCGATCGTCGTGTACGCGTCCAGCCGCAAGCGCTGCGAAATGATCGCCGAGTTCGTGCGATTTGACCTGAGACGGTCGGTTGTTGCCTACCACGCCGGACTGGAACGCGAGCATCGCCACCAGGCGCAAGAGTCTTTCATGAGCGGTGACGTTGATGTGATCGTCGCCACCAACGCGTTCGGCATGGGGGTCGATAAACCCGACATCCGGGCGGTCGTTCATTTTAATATTCCCGGAACCCTTGAAGCGTATTATCAGGAAGCGGGCCGTGCCGGCCGGGATGGACACTCGGCTGAATGCCTCTTGCTCTACGCTCCAGGAGACCGAAAACTTCAGCAACTGTTTATCGAAAACGAGTACCCACCCCGCGAGGTTGTCCATCAGGTCTACGAGTACTTACGTCGTCTCGACGCTGACCCAATCGAGCTGACTCAGGCCGAGATCAAGGAGGCCATCGGGACCGAGTTGAACGAGTCGGCCGTGGGAGCCTCGCTCAAGATCCTGGAGGGAGCCGAGGGGCTGGAGCGGTTCAACCCGAGGGAGAACATGGCGATCGTTCGGATTGATCGCGAACCGGATGAACCGCCGCTTTCCGACCGAGTCAGTGCACAGGCCCATGTGCAGCGACTGGTCATGCTCGGGCTTGAAGGACTTTGCGACCGACGTTGGGGGGAGCCGGTTTATTTTCATCCCGACGAGTTCGCCACAGCTCTGGGGATCGAACGATCCGCCCTGAATCGAGCGCTCAAGCACCTTTCGGCCGATCTCCCGCTGACCTACGTTCCGCCATTCCGGGGCAATGCGATTCGCATTCTCGATCGAACCCGACCAGCCCGAAACCTGGAGATTGACTTCAGGACGCTCGAAGCACGCAAGGAAGCGGAGTACGAAAAACTTGATCGAATGATCCGCTACGCCGAGTCTCGCCAGTGCCGCAGAGCCGTCATTCTCGGATACTTCGGCGATCCCCATCCTTCGAAATGTGGTCGATGCGATGTTTGCGTAGGATTGCGGATCGCACCGATGACATCCGCTTGCCCGATCGACACGCCCACAAGCCGGGAGGTGATTCTCAAAGTCCTCTCGGGTGTCGCTCGGACAAAAGGGCGCTTTGGCAAGACAGTTGTCGCACAAATGCTCACAGGATCAGGCTCCGAAAAGATGAACCGATTCGGCCTGACGCGGCTCAGTACGTTCGGCATCCTGGAGGGATTCCGGCAGCCGGAGGTCATTCAGATCATCGACGCCTTGACGCATGCGGGCTTGATCGATTCGGAGGAAATCGATCGGTTCAAGCCGATCATTGCGCTAAGTGATCGAGGCTGGTTGTTTCTGAGAGAGCGGGGAGGCGGGTCGGAGGGATTGGGCCTTGATGGGCTCCCTGACGAACTGGTGTTCAAACTCCGCGGGAGTCGGCTGCATCGGGTCGAGGCGTCGTCAATGGAGGCGAAGCGATCAGAACCTGAAGTTCGAAACGGGTTTCCGGATGAGCCATCTGAGGGAGTACCTGGGTCTCGATCGGCAGCGGACGAATGGTTGATACAACGCTTGCGAGCGATCCGATCGACCTGGGCAAGAGAGGCGGGGCTCTCTCCCGGCTATGTGTTCTCGAACGAGACGCTGGAGCTCCTGGTCCGACATCGGCCGAGCTCACCTCACGAGCTGGGGACGATCAAGGGCATCGGCAAGGCGAAGCTGGAGCGTTACGGCTCTGCCCTGCTGGAAGCGATCGCCGGAGCCCCGAGGTCTGCGGACTCGTCGGCTTCGGAGAACGCGACGCCGACGAACTCCAGCTCCGAGTTGCCTGCGATCGAGGAAATACCGACGCAGGTTCCGCACCGAACCCCGACCATCGATCCGGTTTCGGTTTCGACTGAGGAGTGGACTTGTCGACTCCTCGATCGCGGGTTCTCGGCAACTGAGGCGGCGGCCATCCGGGGGATGGATCTCGCGGAGATCAGACGGCACGCCCTGCAGCAATCCCGACTGGGGCGGGCGATACCGATTGACGCGTTCCTTGATTCCCAAACAATCGCGCAATGGGATGCCTGGGTACTCGACCGTGACCCGATGTCTCCCCCAGACGACGCGAGGGAACGTCCTGAACTCTGGAGTCTCTTTCTTGCGCTGAGGGAAGCCGCCTCGACACTCCTAGAGGGGGGGGACCCGGACCATTCTTGA